One part of the Parabacteroides distasonis ATCC 8503 genome encodes these proteins:
- a CDS encoding DUF6078 family protein, producing MRQAACVNTPIPERRNKQSPLTRRHLASLKGTCPYYRPNKKVRYAAGFVSLLESLPHKQMLSVIPGLMRHFSRRTYYRVRKGERPLSPSEQQVVLNALKRCGVKEPKDFDAYFEEYDW from the coding sequence ATGAGGCAGGCCGCATGCGTAAACACCCCTATTCCAGAACGCCGAAACAAACAATCACCTTTAACGAGGAGACACCTCGCCTCATTGAAGGGAACTTGCCCTTATTACCGTCCGAACAAGAAAGTACGCTATGCCGCGGGATTCGTAAGCCTATTGGAGAGCTTGCCACACAAACAGATGCTCTCCGTTATCCCGGGACTCATGAGGCACTTCAGCCGGCGCACTTACTACCGTGTCCGCAAGGGAGAAAGGCCGCTCTCACCCTCCGAGCAACAGGTCGTATTGAATGCGCTTAAACGCTGTGGGGTGAAGGAACCAAAAGACTTCGACGCTTATTTCGAGGAGTACGACTGGTAA